One stretch of Microvirga lotononidis DNA includes these proteins:
- a CDS encoding YeaH/YhbH family protein — MYIIDRRLNPGGKSLANRQRFLRRAKAQIQRAVRQTAGDRDITDLERGGEVSIPADGVREPSFRRSGEGGVHDHILPGNKRFVEGDTVERPPGGGGGAAGGDSGEGEDDFRFVLTRDEFLDLFLDDLELPDLAKRRVATVETQGMRRAGYTVTGSPVNLALLRSMRNALSRRIAMRRPKSEDLLHLQEEIARLEEHGGPSERLTALREELEQLQLRTKRFPYIDPIDLRYRRFEPVSKPVAQAVMFCLMDVSGSMTEHMKDLAKRFYMLLYIFLTRRYKHVEIVFIRHTHEAKEVDEETFFNSPETGGTVVSSALREMQRIVEERYSPDAWNIYAAQASDGDNSPNDGTTSAALLRDVILPVCQYYAYLEVGSDSDRMQTGFINHKTSLWQTYEALLEEGANLAMRKVNHRREIYPVFRELFRRRDAEAGARVP; from the coding sequence ATGTACATCATCGACCGGCGCCTCAACCCAGGGGGCAAGAGTCTGGCCAACCGCCAACGTTTTCTGCGCCGAGCCAAGGCGCAGATCCAGCGGGCCGTACGCCAGACCGCAGGCGATCGGGACATCACCGATCTCGAACGGGGAGGGGAGGTCTCGATCCCGGCCGATGGCGTTCGCGAGCCCAGCTTCCGGCGATCCGGCGAGGGCGGAGTGCACGATCACATTCTTCCCGGCAACAAGCGCTTCGTGGAAGGCGATACCGTCGAGCGGCCTCCGGGCGGCGGCGGCGGCGCGGCGGGCGGTGACAGCGGCGAGGGCGAGGACGACTTCCGCTTCGTCCTGACCCGCGACGAGTTCCTCGACCTTTTCCTCGACGACCTGGAGCTGCCGGACTTGGCCAAGCGGCGCGTCGCGACGGTGGAGACGCAAGGGATGCGGCGGGCCGGCTATACGGTCACCGGCTCCCCCGTGAACCTCGCCTTGCTGCGCTCCATGCGCAATGCCCTCTCCCGCCGCATCGCCATGAGGCGCCCGAAATCGGAGGACCTGCTCCACCTTCAAGAGGAGATCGCACGTCTTGAAGAGCATGGAGGTCCGTCCGAACGCTTGACCGCTCTGCGCGAGGAGCTGGAGCAGCTTCAGCTGCGCACCAAGCGCTTTCCCTATATCGATCCCATCGATCTGCGCTATCGCCGCTTCGAACCCGTTTCGAAGCCGGTTGCCCAGGCGGTCATGTTCTGCCTCATGGACGTCTCGGGCTCCATGACCGAGCACATGAAGGATTTGGCCAAGCGGTTCTACATGCTGCTCTACATCTTCCTGACGCGCCGCTACAAGCACGTGGAGATCGTTTTCATCCGCCACACGCACGAAGCCAAGGAGGTGGACGAGGAGACCTTCTTCAACAGCCCGGAGACCGGTGGAACGGTGGTGTCCTCCGCTCTGCGCGAGATGCAGCGGATCGTGGAGGAGCGCTATTCGCCGGATGCGTGGAACATCTACGCGGCCCAGGCCTCCGACGGCGACAACTCGCCCAACGACGGCACCACCAGCGCTGCCCTGCTGCGCGACGTAATCCTGCCGGTCTGCCAGTACTATGCCTATCTCGAGGTCGGCAGCGACAGCGACCGGATGCAGACCGGATTCATCAACCACAAGACGTCCCTGTGGCAGACCTACGAGGCGCTCCTGGAAGAGGGGGCCAACCTCGCCATGCGCAAGGTGAATCACCGTCGCGAAATCTATCCGGTCTTCCGCGAGCT